GGTGACGGAGCATAGATAAGTTTTAAAAGTCAATAGTGTCCATAAGTAACGCCTTGTTCTCCAGTACATCCATCAGCCACTTTTCTCTGAAACTCGTTCGGCCGGGAATGTGTTTGGACCGGTTTGATTCAATGAGAAAGTGCACGTCCACAGGCAGCGTGTCTGGTTTGATTCGAGAGATTTCTATGATGAAATAAACGCTGGCTGTGGCTCTAGGGATCGGGGCGGTTTGGGTCGGGATGCTCCACTTGACCCGGTACTGGTACTGCTTTTTAAACTCCAGCTCTTGCTCATGGAGAAACTGAATGCTGTAGAGCCACCCGGGATGCT
The Paramisgurnus dabryanus chromosome 1, PD_genome_1.1, whole genome shotgun sequence genome window above contains:
- the akap14 gene encoding A-kinase anchor protein 14 — protein: MEAERPKSANISECEEEIKNIDWISCKDFTIEAGEQQIRQYINLWEIKHPGWLYSIQFLHEQELEFKKQYQYRVKWSIPTQTAPIPRATASVYFIIEISRIKPDTLPVDVHFLIESNRSKHIPGRTSFREKWLMDVLENKALLMDTIDF